A part of Streptomyces sp. NBC_01451 genomic DNA contains:
- a CDS encoding FKBP-type peptidyl-prolyl cis-trans isomerase: MSIEKPEIDFPGGEPPADLQIKDIWEGDGAEAVAGQNVTVHYVGVSFSTGEEFDASWNRGTPFKFPLGGGRVIKGWDLGVQGMKVGGRRELTIPAHLAYGNQSPTPAIKPGETLIFVVDLVAV; this comes from the coding sequence GTGAGCATCGAGAAGCCCGAGATCGACTTCCCCGGCGGCGAGCCCCCGGCGGACCTCCAGATCAAGGACATCTGGGAGGGCGACGGCGCCGAAGCGGTGGCGGGTCAGAACGTCACCGTCCACTACGTGGGAGTTTCCTTCAGCACGGGCGAGGAGTTCGACGCCAGCTGGAACCGGGGCACCCCGTTCAAGTTCCCGCTGGGCGGGGGCCGGGTCATCAAGGGCTGGGACCTCGGTGTGCAGGGCATGAAGGTCGGCGGCCGGCGTGAGCTGACCATCCCGGCCCACCTCGCGTACGGCAACCAGAGCCCCACGCCGGCGATCAAGCCGGGCGAGACGCTGATCTTCGTGGTGGACCTGGTCGCGGTCTGA
- a CDS encoding helix-turn-helix transcriptional regulator — protein sequence MAGKPARPVNAIDQTRRMLSLVTYLRERPGARVGDVARAFGITEDELVSDLDVLPMCGTSFRGGDLLDIDTDGDRIWWHNPAALGEEAAEPLRLAADEATALLVAARAVSTLPGLREGDRQALLRATAKVETAAGEAAGASARLSVTFESEGGVFADVDRAISERRRLWIRYYSPARDELSEREIDPIRLVSVGHTYVEAWCRRSEARRTFRLDRVAEIRILDEPAAPPEIELRDLSEGLVQPAAEDPEVVVEVGPGGRWVAEYYPHDSADELPEGGLRITLRTPDPASLRRLALRLGRDGRIVSPQDLADSARQAAQEALAAYDAPQAPGTQPRTPGAHGVQDGLYDRREQER from the coding sequence GTGGCAGGCAAACCGGCCAGGCCCGTGAACGCCATCGACCAGACGCGGCGGATGCTGTCCCTGGTGACCTATCTGCGCGAGCGGCCCGGCGCGCGCGTCGGCGACGTCGCCCGCGCGTTCGGGATCACCGAGGACGAACTGGTCTCGGACCTGGACGTGCTGCCCATGTGCGGCACCAGCTTCCGCGGCGGCGACCTGCTCGACATCGACACCGACGGCGACCGGATCTGGTGGCACAACCCCGCCGCACTCGGCGAGGAGGCCGCCGAGCCGCTCAGACTGGCCGCCGACGAGGCGACCGCGCTGCTGGTCGCCGCCCGCGCGGTGTCCACGCTGCCCGGGCTGCGCGAGGGCGACCGGCAGGCGCTGCTGCGGGCCACCGCCAAGGTGGAGACGGCGGCCGGAGAGGCTGCCGGGGCCAGTGCGCGGCTGTCGGTGACCTTCGAGTCCGAGGGCGGGGTCTTCGCGGACGTCGACCGGGCGATCTCCGAGCGCCGCCGCCTGTGGATCCGCTACTACTCGCCCGCGCGTGACGAGCTCAGCGAGCGGGAGATCGACCCGATCCGCCTGGTCAGCGTCGGCCACACCTACGTGGAGGCCTGGTGCCGGCGCTCCGAGGCGCGCCGCACCTTCCGCCTCGACCGGGTCGCCGAGATCAGGATCCTGGACGAGCCGGCCGCCCCGCCCGAGATAGAGCTGCGGGACCTGTCGGAAGGGCTGGTGCAGCCCGCCGCCGAGGATCCCGAGGTGGTCGTCGAGGTCGGGCCCGGCGGACGCTGGGTCGCCGAGTACTACCCGCACGACAGTGCCGATGAGCTTCCCGAGGGCGGGCTGCGTATCACTCTGCGCACCCCCGATCCGGCGTCGCTGCGGCGCCTGGCACTGCGGCTCGGCCGCGACGGGCGCATCGTCTCGCCGCAGGACCTCGCGGACAGTGCCCGGCAGGCCGCCCAGGAGGCGCTGGCGGCGTACGACGCCCCCCAGGCCCCTGGGACACAGCCGCGGACGCCCGGGGCGCACGGAGTTCAGGACGGGCTGTACGACAGACGGGAGCAGGAGCGTTGA
- a CDS encoding FKBP-type peptidyl-prolyl cis-trans isomerase: MRRRSVLLAVPAGLVTLAGCGDDESDKSKASDSSPSPSASGSSAAPAPKIVDGPLPAVTAGAKFDEKPTVAKGSGTPSKDLAVKTLIAGNGKTVVENDYVVANYLGQIWDSAKVFDNSYDRGTALVIQLAQGGIIDGWRYGLTGRKAGSRVEMAVPPTWGYGTQGNSQAGIKGTDTLVFVVDVKDTFNAKSSAKGKAVAQDDAALPKVGTNTDGAAPSIEVPKSAAPTKLVADYVIEGDGEVVKETESVLVQYKGVLWDTGKEFDSSYKNGQLVSFGLSQVVKGWAQGLTGKKVGSRVLIVIPPALGYGDNPPQGSGIEKDSVLVFSVDILAKM; the protein is encoded by the coding sequence GTGCGCCGACGCTCAGTTCTCCTTGCCGTACCTGCCGGACTTGTCACGCTCGCCGGATGCGGCGACGACGAGTCCGACAAGAGCAAGGCCAGTGACAGCAGCCCGTCCCCTTCGGCGTCGGGTTCGTCCGCCGCGCCGGCGCCGAAGATCGTCGACGGTCCGCTGCCGGCGGTCACGGCGGGAGCGAAGTTCGACGAGAAGCCGACCGTGGCCAAGGGCAGCGGTACGCCGTCGAAGGATCTCGCGGTGAAGACGCTCATCGCGGGCAACGGCAAGACGGTCGTGGAGAACGACTACGTCGTGGCCAACTACCTGGGCCAGATCTGGGATTCGGCGAAGGTCTTCGACAACTCGTACGACCGGGGGACCGCGCTCGTCATCCAGCTGGCGCAGGGCGGCATCATCGACGGCTGGCGGTATGGGCTGACTGGCCGGAAGGCCGGCAGCCGTGTCGAGATGGCCGTCCCGCCGACCTGGGGTTACGGCACGCAGGGCAACTCTCAGGCGGGCATCAAGGGCACCGACACGCTGGTCTTCGTCGTGGATGTCAAGGACACGTTCAACGCGAAGAGCTCGGCGAAGGGCAAGGCCGTCGCTCAGGACGACGCCGCGCTGCCGAAGGTGGGGACGAACACGGACGGTGCGGCTCCCTCGATCGAGGTCCCGAAGTCCGCCGCGCCGACGAAGCTGGTGGCGGACTACGTCATCGAGGGCGACGGCGAGGTGGTCAAGGAGACCGAGTCTGTCCTCGTGCAGTACAAGGGCGTGCTGTGGGACACGGGCAAGGAGTTCGACTCGTCGTACAAGAACGGGCAGCTGGTCTCGTTCGGGCTGTCGCAGGTCGTCAAGGGATGGGCGCAGGGGCTGACCGGCAAGAAGGTCGGCAGCCGCGTGCTGATCGTGATTCCGCCGGCCCTGGGCTACGGCGACAACCCGCCGCAGGGCAGCGGCATCGAGAAGGACTCGGTGCTGGTGTTCTCCGTGGACATCCTCGCGAAGATGTGA
- a CDS encoding LacI family DNA-binding transcriptional regulator: MARGSTRPTSRDVARAAGVSQAAVSLVLGDKWRGRVSETTAERVRTAARELGYRPNLAARNLRLGHTRTVLLVVPALTTEFFAGVYTGAARIAAEHGFGVVLYPSPEGIGPARDPFHSARAALDGVLASSMAADALTAIRGDQLPLVMLDSDPHGSLGAATVNLDIADGVRQVTDHLLALGHRRFLHLAADIPSWTFAVRAHELATRLAGAPGTDLRTIQAPISFEGAQQAVTAALTGPGPHPTALVCDDDKLATGAYKAVRRLGLRIPDDLSVTGLDDLALATAIDPELTTVHLDAELFGERGMQALLAVLDGRPPTQGDIPVRLVVRGSTAPPRSRT; encoded by the coding sequence GTGGCACGAGGCAGCACCCGACCCACCAGCCGCGACGTCGCCCGGGCCGCGGGCGTCTCCCAGGCCGCCGTGTCCCTCGTCCTCGGCGACAAGTGGCGCGGGCGCGTCTCCGAGACCACCGCCGAACGCGTACGCACCGCCGCCCGCGAACTCGGCTACCGCCCCAACCTCGCCGCCCGCAACCTACGCCTCGGCCACACCCGCACCGTCCTCCTCGTCGTCCCCGCCCTCACCACCGAGTTCTTCGCCGGCGTCTACACCGGAGCCGCCCGCATCGCCGCCGAACACGGCTTCGGCGTCGTCCTCTACCCCTCCCCCGAGGGCATCGGCCCCGCCCGCGACCCCTTCCACTCCGCCCGGGCCGCCCTCGACGGCGTCCTCGCCTCCTCCATGGCCGCCGACGCCCTCACCGCCATCCGCGGCGACCAGCTGCCCCTCGTCATGCTCGACAGCGACCCCCACGGCAGCCTCGGCGCCGCCACCGTCAACCTCGACATCGCCGACGGCGTACGCCAGGTCACCGACCACCTCCTGGCCCTCGGCCACCGCCGCTTCCTCCACCTCGCCGCCGACATCCCCTCCTGGACCTTCGCCGTACGCGCCCACGAACTCGCCACACGGCTCGCCGGCGCCCCCGGAACCGACCTGCGCACCATCCAGGCCCCCATCTCCTTCGAAGGCGCCCAACAGGCCGTCACAGCCGCCCTCACCGGCCCCGGCCCCCACCCCACCGCCCTCGTCTGCGACGACGACAAACTCGCCACCGGCGCCTACAAGGCCGTCCGCCGCCTCGGCCTGCGCATCCCCGACGACCTCTCCGTCACCGGCCTCGACGACCTCGCCCTCGCCACCGCCATCGACCCCGAGTTGACGACGGTCCACCTCGACGCCGAACTCTTCGGCGAACGCGGCATGCAGGCCCTCCTCGCCGTACTCGACGGCCGCCCGCCCACCCAGGGCGACATCCCCGTCCGACTCGTCGTACGAGGCTCCACGGCACCGCCCCGCAGCCGCACCTGA
- a CDS encoding MFS transporter has translation MAAGYLEILRARYAVRLLVGTLVGRLPNATAAIAIVLFVRAEGGTYSLAGGLAAAYGVANAVGQPLLGRLVDLYGQPRVQLSGALVSALGTGVFAFAGIGPLPLAYVAVAVAGLFTPPLEGGLRALWPSVLRREDQVHTAYAMDAVAQEILFTVGPLLVTLCASLWSARAALIVLNVIGVLGALSVVLSPPSRAWRSAPREAHWLGALRSPGLLVMLGAFLFVGIAMGSITVASVSYADGHGGDVVYGWLMAAVGLGALLGGTVYGARQWSGPAERRLTVLVGFLAVCYLPLTLMPGAVAMTLLMVLAGVFLAPTLACVFVLVDRHAPRGTVTEAFSWLVTTFTVGASLGTGLAGPVVEWGGTLWGFVVPGGAGAVSLLVLLVTGRVLAVPAGGAVVAVSSENDPNRAAGTRFSSGDRA, from the coding sequence ATGGCGGCGGGATACCTGGAGATCCTCAGGGCACGGTATGCGGTGAGGCTGCTCGTGGGCACCCTGGTGGGCCGGTTGCCGAACGCCACGGCGGCGATCGCGATCGTGCTGTTCGTCCGGGCCGAGGGCGGCACCTACAGCCTCGCAGGCGGGCTCGCCGCGGCGTACGGGGTGGCCAACGCCGTGGGGCAGCCGCTGCTGGGGCGGCTGGTCGACCTGTACGGGCAGCCGCGGGTCCAGTTGTCGGGTGCGCTCGTATCGGCGCTCGGTACGGGGGTGTTCGCGTTCGCGGGTATCGGCCCGCTGCCGCTCGCGTATGTCGCGGTGGCGGTCGCCGGGCTGTTCACGCCTCCCCTGGAGGGCGGTCTGCGGGCGCTGTGGCCGTCGGTGCTCCGCAGGGAGGACCAGGTGCACACGGCGTACGCGATGGACGCCGTGGCGCAGGAAATCCTGTTCACCGTGGGGCCGTTGCTGGTCACGCTGTGCGCGTCGCTGTGGTCGGCGCGGGCCGCGCTGATCGTGCTGAACGTGATCGGGGTCCTGGGGGCGCTCTCCGTGGTGCTGTCGCCGCCTTCGCGGGCGTGGCGTTCGGCGCCGCGTGAGGCGCACTGGCTGGGCGCGCTGAGGTCGCCGGGGCTGCTGGTGATGCTGGGGGCGTTCCTGTTCGTGGGGATCGCGATGGGGTCCATCACGGTGGCTTCGGTGTCGTACGCGGACGGCCACGGTGGTGACGTGGTGTACGGCTGGCTGATGGCGGCCGTCGGGCTGGGCGCGCTGCTGGGCGGCACGGTGTACGGGGCGCGACAGTGGAGCGGGCCGGCGGAGCGGCGGCTGACGGTGCTGGTGGGGTTTCTGGCGGTGTGTTATCTGCCGCTGACGCTGATGCCGGGCGCGGTCGCGATGACGTTGCTGATGGTGCTCGCGGGGGTGTTCCTGGCGCCGACCCTCGCGTGTGTGTTCGTGCTGGTGGACCGGCACGCTCCGCGGGGGACGGTCACCGAGGCCTTCTCCTGGCTCGTGACGACGTTCACCGTGGGCGCGTCGCTGGGTACGGGTCTCGCGGGGCCGGTCGTCGAGTGGGGCGGAACGCTGTGGGGGTTCGTCGTGCCGGGGGGTGCCGGGGCCGTGTCGTTGCTGGTTCTGCTGGTCACCGGGCGGGTGCTGGCGGTGCCCGCGGGAGGCGCGGTGGTTGCGGTCTCATCGGAAAATGATCCAAACCGTGCTGCCGGAACCCGTTTCAGCTCGGGGGATCGGGCGTAA
- the prcA gene encoding proteasome subunit alpha — MSTPFYVSPQQAMADRAEYARKGIARGRSLVVLQYADGIVFVGENPSRALHKFSEIYDRIGFAAAGKYNEYENLRIGGVRYADMRGYTYDRADVTARGLANVYAQTLGTIFSSAAEKPYEVELVVAEVGETADGDQIYRLPHDGSIVDEHGSVAVGGNAEQISTYLDQRHQDGMSLAEALKLAVQALSRDTNGTEREIPAERLEVAVLDRTRPQKRKFKRIVGRQLGRLLEAGGATTEAESAAEDDAEA, encoded by the coding sequence GTGTCGACGCCGTTCTATGTCTCACCCCAGCAGGCGATGGCCGACCGGGCGGAGTACGCCCGCAAGGGCATCGCCCGTGGTCGCAGCCTGGTTGTGCTGCAGTATGCCGATGGCATCGTGTTCGTCGGCGAGAACCCGTCCCGTGCGCTGCACAAGTTCAGCGAGATCTATGACCGGATCGGCTTCGCGGCCGCCGGCAAGTACAACGAGTACGAGAACCTGCGGATCGGCGGTGTGCGGTATGCCGACATGCGTGGGTACACGTACGACCGTGCCGATGTGACGGCCCGTGGTCTGGCGAACGTGTACGCGCAGACGCTGGGCACGATCTTCTCCTCGGCGGCGGAGAAGCCGTACGAGGTGGAGCTGGTCGTCGCGGAGGTCGGTGAGACGGCCGACGGTGACCAGATCTACCGGCTGCCGCACGACGGTTCGATCGTCGATGAGCACGGTTCGGTGGCGGTCGGTGGTAACGCCGAGCAGATCAGTACGTATCTGGATCAGCGTCATCAGGACGGGATGTCCTTGGCCGAGGCGCTGAAGCTGGCGGTTCAGGCTCTGTCGCGCGATACGAACGGCACCGAGCGGGAGATTCCGGCCGAGCGGCTGGAGGTGGCGGTGCTGGACCGTACGCGTCCGCAGAAGCGGAAGTTCAAGCGGATCGTCGGCCGTCAGCTCGGGCGGTTGCTGGAGGCCGGTGGAGCGACCACGGAGGCGGAGAGCGCCGCTGAGGACGACGCCGAGGCGTAG
- the pafA gene encoding Pup--protein ligase, with translation MDRRIFGLENEYGVTCTFRGQRRLSPDEVARYLFRRVVSWGRSSNVFLRNGARLYLDVGSHPEYATPECDDLTELVTHDKAGERILEGLLVDAERRLHEEGIAGDVYLFKNNTDSAGNSYGCHENYLVARHGEFSRLADILIPFLVTRQLLCGAGKVLQTPRGAVYCVSQRAEHIWEGVSSATTRSRPIINTRDEPHADAERYRRLHVIVGDSNMSETTMLLKVGATDLVLRMIEAGTVMRDLTLENPIRAIREVSHDITGRRKVRLASGREASALDVQREYYEKAVDFVDRRGIRTGTVAQVLELWGRVLDSIEAEDLDRIGTEIDWVMKYQLIERYRAKHNMTMSHPRVAQIDLAYHDIHRRRGLYYLLERKNQAARICNDLKIFEGKSVPPQTTRARLRGDFIRRAQEQRRDFTVDWVHLKLNDQAQRTVLCKDPFRSVDERVEKLIAGM, from the coding sequence ATGGACCGCCGCATTTTCGGGCTGGAGAACGAGTACGGCGTCACGTGTACGTTCAGGGGACAGCGGCGTCTGTCTCCCGACGAGGTGGCTCGGTACCTCTTCCGCCGTGTCGTGTCATGGGGCCGTAGCAGCAATGTCTTTCTGCGAAACGGCGCACGCCTCTATCTTGACGTGGGATCACATCCGGAATACGCGACACCGGAATGTGACGACCTGACGGAACTCGTCACTCACGACAAGGCCGGCGAGCGCATTCTCGAAGGACTCCTGGTGGACGCCGAACGACGCCTGCACGAGGAAGGAATCGCGGGCGACGTCTACCTCTTCAAGAACAACACGGACTCGGCGGGCAACTCGTACGGTTGCCACGAGAACTATCTGGTGGCCCGGCACGGGGAGTTCTCCCGGCTCGCGGACATCCTCATTCCGTTCCTCGTCACCCGCCAGCTTCTGTGCGGTGCGGGCAAGGTGCTGCAGACGCCGCGCGGTGCCGTGTACTGCGTGAGTCAGCGGGCGGAGCACATCTGGGAGGGCGTCTCCTCGGCGACGACCCGGTCCCGGCCGATCATCAACACGCGTGACGAACCGCACGCGGACGCCGAGCGCTATCGCCGGCTGCATGTCATCGTCGGCGACTCGAACATGTCCGAGACGACGATGCTTCTGAAGGTCGGTGCCACCGACCTCGTGCTGCGCATGATCGAGGCGGGCACGGTGATGCGGGACCTGACTCTGGAGAACCCGATCCGGGCGATCCGCGAGGTCAGCCACGACATCACGGGCCGCCGCAAGGTGCGGCTGGCCAGCGGCCGGGAGGCCTCGGCGCTGGATGTGCAGCGCGAGTACTACGAGAAGGCCGTGGACTTCGTCGACCGGCGAGGCATCCGCACGGGCACGGTCGCGCAGGTGCTGGAGCTGTGGGGCCGGGTGCTCGACTCCATCGAGGCCGAGGATCTGGACCGGATCGGCACCGAGATCGACTGGGTGATGAAGTACCAGCTCATCGAGCGGTACCGGGCCAAGCACAACATGACGATGTCGCATCCGCGCGTCGCTCAGATCGACCTCGCCTATCACGACATTCACCGCAGGCGGGGTCTTTACTACCTGCTGGAGAGGAAGAACCAAGCCGCGCGGATCTGCAACGACTTGAAGATCTTCGAGGGCAAGTCGGTTCCGCCGCAGACCACTCGGGCGCGGCTGCGCGGTGACTTCATCAGGCGGGCCCAGGAACAGCGGCGCGATTTCACGGTCGACTGGGTGCATCTGAAGCTCAACGACCAGGCGCAGCGCACGGTGTTGTGCAAGGACCCGTTCCGCAGTGTCGATGAACGGGTGGAGAAGCTGATCGCCGGTATGTGA
- the prcB gene encoding proteasome subunit beta: MEANTRSTGRLPAAFLTPGSSSFMDFLSDHQPEMLPGKRQLPPTQGAIEAPHGTTIVAVTFPGGVVLAGDRRATMGNVIAQRDIEKVFPADEYSAVGIAGTAGLAVEMVKLFQLELEHFEKVEGAQLSLEGKANRLSTMIRSNLGMAMQGLAVVPLFAGFDVDRGKGRIFSYDVTGGRSEEHGYAATGSGSIFARGAMKKLYHRDLSEADATTLVIQALYDAADDDSATGGPDVARRIYPIVTVITEDGFRRLTDDEGAEIARSILERRLEQPDGPRAELL, from the coding sequence GTGGAAGCCAACACTCGTAGCACCGGGCGTCTACCGGCTGCCTTCCTGACGCCCGGGTCGTCGTCCTTCATGGACTTTCTGTCCGACCATCAGCCGGAGATGCTCCCGGGCAAGCGGCAGTTGCCGCCCACCCAGGGTGCGATCGAGGCCCCGCACGGCACGACCATCGTCGCCGTCACCTTCCCGGGTGGTGTGGTGCTCGCCGGTGACCGGCGAGCGACGATGGGGAACGTCATCGCGCAGCGGGACATCGAGAAGGTGTTCCCGGCGGACGAGTACTCGGCTGTCGGCATCGCCGGCACCGCCGGTCTCGCCGTCGAGATGGTGAAGCTGTTCCAGCTGGAGCTGGAGCACTTCGAGAAGGTGGAGGGTGCGCAGCTCTCGCTGGAGGGCAAGGCGAACCGGCTGTCCACCATGATTCGTTCGAACCTCGGTATGGCCATGCAAGGTCTTGCCGTGGTGCCGCTGTTCGCCGGGTTCGACGTGGACCGGGGGAAGGGGCGCATCTTCTCGTACGACGTGACGGGTGGGCGTTCCGAGGAGCACGGTTATGCGGCGACCGGTTCGGGGTCGATCTTTGCGCGTGGTGCGATGAAGAAGCTGTATCACCGTGATCTGAGTGAGGCGGACGCGACGACGCTGGTCATTCAGGCGTTGTACGACGCGGCGGACGACGATTCGGCGACCGGTGGTCCCGATGTCGCGCGCCGGATCTACCCGATCGTCACCGTGATCACCGAGGACGGTTTCCGCAGGCTGACGGACGACGAGGGTGCTGAGATCGCCCGTTCGATTCTGGAGCGGCGGCTGGAGCAGCCCGACGGCCCGCGTGCCGAGCTGCTGTAG
- a CDS encoding helix-turn-helix transcriptional regulator — translation MAIAKAERLMNLALCLLGTRRPLSKRELRDSIEAYLEAGSDDSFNRMFERDKDDLRELGLVIETVENLDGEVGYRAGRDSNRLPPITLDAEEAAALGLAAKVWQQARLAGAASGALQKLRAAGLPEDVDPYEAHGALEPRIPVHEAAFEPLMLACRDRRPVAFDYRKATAVRPEPRQVEPWALECWRGHWYLAGWDRDRGAERVFRLSRITGKVRSRSAKFTADVPDVVTVRETVASWAGESADRSALIRLRAGAGYPLRAKASRVRELGDGWDELEIPYGHGLDAWLVEFGPDVVVLEPAELRADVVDRLRAVAKG, via the coding sequence ATGGCCATTGCCAAGGCAGAGCGGCTGATGAACCTGGCGCTGTGCCTGCTCGGGACGCGCAGGCCGCTGAGCAAGCGCGAGCTTCGTGACTCCATCGAGGCCTATCTCGAAGCGGGCAGCGACGACTCCTTCAACCGGATGTTCGAGCGCGACAAGGACGATCTGCGCGAACTCGGGCTGGTCATCGAGACGGTGGAGAACCTCGACGGGGAGGTCGGCTACCGCGCCGGCCGTGACAGCAACCGGCTGCCGCCCATCACCCTCGACGCCGAGGAGGCCGCCGCCCTGGGCCTGGCCGCGAAGGTCTGGCAGCAGGCCCGCCTCGCCGGTGCGGCCAGTGGCGCGCTGCAGAAGCTGCGCGCGGCCGGACTGCCCGAGGACGTCGACCCCTACGAGGCCCACGGCGCCCTGGAGCCGCGTATCCCGGTGCACGAGGCCGCCTTCGAGCCGCTGATGCTGGCCTGCCGGGACCGCCGCCCGGTCGCCTTCGACTACCGCAAGGCCACAGCCGTCCGCCCGGAGCCCCGTCAGGTGGAGCCGTGGGCGCTGGAGTGCTGGCGCGGCCACTGGTATCTGGCCGGCTGGGACCGTGACCGGGGCGCCGAACGTGTGTTCAGGCTGTCGCGGATCACCGGCAAGGTCCGCAGCCGCAGCGCGAAGTTCACCGCCGACGTGCCCGATGTCGTCACGGTCCGCGAGACCGTCGCCAGCTGGGCGGGGGAGAGCGCCGACCGTTCCGCGCTGATCCGGCTGCGGGCGGGCGCCGGCTACCCCCTTCGGGCGAAGGCGTCCCGGGTGCGGGAACTCGGCGACGGCTGGGACGAGTTGGAGATTCCGTACGGGCACGGGCTGGACGCCTGGCTGGTGGAGTTCGGACCGGACGTGGTGGTCCTGGAGCCGGCCGAACTGCGTGCCGACGTGGTGGACAGGCTGCGCGCCGTGGCCAAGGGCTGA